The Sphaerospermopsis torques-reginae ITEP-024 genome has a window encoding:
- a CDS encoding response regulator transcription factor, translating into MPRILVIDDDPAISELVAVNLEMAGYDVSQAEDGIKGQALALQLQPDLIMLDLMLPKVDGFTICQRLRRDDRTAEIPVLMLTALNQTQYKVEGFNAGADDYLTKPFEVEEMLARVRALLRRTDRIPQAAKHSEILNYGPLTLVPERFEAIWFSETVKLTHLEFELLHCLLQRHGQTVSPSEILREVWGYDPDDDIETIRVHIRHLRTKLEPDPRHPRYIKTVYGAGYCLELPSAPPSGEANTATLVE; encoded by the coding sequence ATGCCGAGGATTCTTGTCATAGATGATGACCCAGCGATTTCAGAACTTGTTGCCGTCAACTTGGAAATGGCTGGCTACGATGTTAGTCAAGCTGAAGATGGCATCAAAGGTCAGGCGCTGGCGCTCCAGTTACAACCCGACTTGATCATGCTTGATCTGATGTTACCGAAAGTAGATGGGTTTACCATTTGCCAGCGTTTACGTCGGGATGATCGCACCGCTGAAATTCCGGTTTTAATGCTGACAGCATTAAACCAAACTCAATACAAAGTCGAGGGTTTCAATGCTGGCGCAGATGACTACTTGACCAAGCCTTTTGAAGTAGAAGAAATGCTGGCACGAGTGCGGGCTTTGTTGCGTCGCACAGACCGCATTCCCCAAGCTGCAAAACACAGTGAAATTCTCAACTATGGTCCTCTTACCCTCGTTCCAGAAAGATTTGAGGCCATCTGGTTTAGTGAAACTGTGAAACTAACTCATTTGGAATTTGAGTTACTTCATTGTTTACTTCAGCGTCACGGCCAAACGGTTTCTCCCAGCGAAATTCTGCGAGAAGTTTGGGGCTATGATCCTGATGATGATATTGAAACTATTCGGGTGCATATTCGCCACTTGAGAACTAAACTCGAACCAGATCCCCGCCATCCCCGCTACATTAAGACGGTTTATGGTGCGGGATACTGTCTAGAGTTGCCCAGCGCACCACCATCAGGTGAGGCAAATACCGCTACCTTGGTTGAGTGA